Genomic segment of Rhodococcus rhodochrous:
TCGATCCCGCCGCGGCCGCGCGCATCGGTCAGCCGCGCCCCATCCTGCACGGACTGTGCACACTGGCGGCTGCGACCCTGCCGCTCGCGGACATGCTCGGAGCCCACCCCGCCGATCTGAGGACACTGTTCGGACGGTTCGCCGCCCCCGTCTTCCCCGGTGACACCGCGCAGGTGCGTTCCTGGGGTGACACGACCGACGCCCGGTTCGACGTCGTCACACAGGCCGGTGCCGTCCTGTCCGGCGGCCGCGCCGCATTCGCCTGATCCGCACAACTGCCTGGAGGAAAGAGTTGGACACGTTCGCCGAAGTAGTGCGCGCCCGTCACGGTGACCCGAAGGTGGGATTGCGTTTCGAGGATCAGCAGTGGACCTGGGGCGAGGTGGTGCAGGAGAGCGCGGATCGTGCCGCCGCGCTCGTCGCGACCGTGCCTGCTCCCGCAGATCGGCAGCGCCACATCGGGGTGCTGCTCGAGAACGTCCCGGACTTCGTCTTCTGGATCGGCGCCGGTGCCCTCGCCGGAGCAGCCGTCGTGGGCATCAACGCCAGTCGCAGCGGCCCCGAGATCGCCCGCGACATCGCGCACGCGGACATCGACCTCGTCGTCACCGAATCCCGCCTCGCCCATCTGCTCGAGGACACCGGCCACGGACTGTCGGCCGACCGCATCCTCGACATCGACGACGATCGCTACGAGGAATTCCTCGCACCCTTCCGCGGCGCGGATCTGCCCGAGACGATCCCGTCCGCCGACGACATCGCACTGTTGCTGTTCAGCTCCGGTTCCACCGGCGCCCCCAAGGCCGTGATCGTCGGCCAGGGCCGGCTCGCGCGACTTCTCGGTCCGCTCACCGAACGTGTTCGCATGCGCGAGGATTCGGTCGCCTATCTGTGCATGCCGCTCTTCCACGGAAACGCACTCATGCTCAACCTCGGCACGGCGATGCGGGCCGGCGCGACCGTCTGCCTGATCCGGAAGTTCTCCGCGAGCCGGTTCTCCGACGACATCCACCGCTACGGTGCCACTTTCGTCAACTACGTGGGCCGGGCCCTGTCGTACATCCTGAGCCGCCCGGAGGATCCGCGCGACCGCACGGGCACTCTGGAACTGGCGTTCGGCACCGAGGCCTCGGAGGCCGACGTCGCGCGGTTCTCCGAACGTTTCGGATGCACGGTCGTCGAGGGCTACGGGATGAGCGAGGGCGTCTTCCGCATCAACCGCACCCCTGATACCCCGCCCGGCTCGCTCGGCGTCGCCGTCGGTGGGGTGGACGTCCGCATCCTCGACGAGGCCACGGGCCAGGAGTGCCCCCGTGCCCGGTTCGACGAGTCGGGCCGCCTGATCGACAGCGACGCCGTCGGCCAGATCGTCGCGTGCAACACCGCGCACACCTTCGAGGGGTACTACAAGAACCCGGAGGCGATGGCCGACCGCATCAAGGGCGACGACTTCTGGTCCGGCGACCTCGGATACCGCGACGAGAACGGCTTCTTCTACTTCGCCGGGCGATCGTCCGACTGGCTCCGCGTCGACAGTGAGAACTTCTCCGCGACCCCCGTCGAGCGGATCGTCCTGCGCGCGCCGGGCATCCTGTCGGCGCCGGTCTTCGCCGTGCCCGATCCCACGACCGGCGACCAGGTCATGTGCGCCGTCGAACTCGAACCCGACGCCGAGTTCGATCCGGTGGCCTTCGGCGCGTTCCTCGCGGAACAACCCGACATGGGCGACAAGTGGTGGCCGCGGTTCGTGCGGGTCACCGACGGGATCCCGCTCACGGGGAGCAACAAGGTGAACAAGGCACCGCTACGGGCCGTCGCGTGGAACACCACCGATCCGGTCTACGTGCGTGTCGGGCGGACACCCGAGTACGTCCTGCTCGACGACGAGATGCGCGCTCGGATCGAGCAGGAGTTCGTCGCCAACGGCAGGGCGGCGCTGCTGCCCACCGCCGAATCCGCCTCGGTCGCATGACCTCGGCGGGGAGGTCTCGACCAGTGAGATGTCCCCACCTGGGGTGATGCCGATCACCTAGCGTTCGGACGTATCGCGGCGGACGCCCCCCGGCAGACTCCGCCGCCCGAACTCCTGAAGCTTTCCCTGCCTCCCGAAAGGACGGACGACCGTGAGCCTCGGCACTTCCGAACAATCCGAAATCCGTGAGATCGTCGCCGGGTCGGCTCCCGCCCGCTTCGCCCGCGGCTGGCACTGCCTCGGCCTGGCGAAGGATTTCAAGGACGGCAAGCCGCATTCCGTGCACGCCTTCGGTACCAAACTCGTGGTGTGGGCCGACAGCAACGACGAGATCAGGATCCTCGACGCGTACTGCCGGCACATGGGCGGCGATCTCAGCCAGGGCACCGTCAAGGGCGACGAGATCGCGTGCCCGTTCCACGACTGGCGCTGGGGCGGCAACGGCCGCTGCAAGAACATCCCGTACGCACGTCGTGTTCCCCCGATCGCGAAGACCCGCGCGTGGCACACGCTCGATCAGGACGGGCTGCTGTTCGTCTGGCACGACCCCCAGGGCAATCCGCCGCCGGCCGACGTGACGATCCCGCGCATCGCGGGTGCGACGAGCGACGAGTGGACCGACTGGGTCTGGTACACCACCGAGGTCGACACCAACTGCCGCGAGATCATCGACAACATCGTCGACATGGCGCACTTCTTCTACGTGCACTACTCCTTCCCGGTGTACTTCAAGAACGTCTTCGAAGGACACGTCGCCAGCCAGTTCATGCGCGGTCAGGCCCGTGAGGACACCCGTCCGCACGCGAACGGTCAACCGAAGATGATCGGAAGCCGATCCGATGCAAGCTATTTCGGCCCGTCCTTCATGATCGACGATCTCGTCTACGAGTACGAGGGATACGACGTCGAGTCGGTCCTCATCAACTGCCACTACCCGGTCTCCCAGGACAAGTTCGTCCTGATGTACGGCATGATCGTCAAGAAGTCCGACCGTCTCGAGGGCGAGAAGGCGTTGCAGACCGCGCAGCAGTTCGGCAACTTCATCGCGAAGGGTTTCGAGCAGGACATCGAGATCTGGCGCAACAAGACCCGCATCGACAACCCGCTCCTGTGCGAGGAGGACGGCCCCGTCTACCAGCTGCGTCGCTGGTACGAGCAGTTCTACGTCGACGTCGAGGACGTCGCGCCCGAGATGACCGACCGCTTCGAGTTCGAGATGGACACCACCCGTCCCGTCGCGGCGTGGATGAAGGAGGTCGAGGCGAACATCGCCCGCAAGGCCGCCCTCGACACGGAAACTCGTTCTGCACCAGAGCAGTCCACCACCGCGGGCTAGGGGAACGAATCATGGAGAACCGGATGGAACCGCTGCGTTGCGGTGAGTGCGCCGCGCAGGTGCTGGTCCGGAAGAACAGCTGGGAGCACACCTCCATCCAGTGGAACACCGACGCCCGCCGTCGCTGCCGGATCGAGCAGGACGGCGGGCGTGAGGGCCGCCCCGGCGCACCGCGGATGTCGTGCTCGTATCTCGACGAGACGATCTCCCGGGCGGCAACCTCGGGTGTCATCGAGGTCTTCGACGACACCCCCATCTGCGCCCCCATCGTGCAGTGACGACCGTGCAGTGACAACCGTGCAGTGACAACCGTGCAGTGACAACCGCGCAGGGACCCCCTCGGACCCCGACTACTCCCAGAAGGACAGTGATGACCGAAACCCTCGACCTCGACCGCTCGTACTACGGCCCGTGGGCCGTCATCGCCGGCGGATCGGAAGGCGTCGGCGCAGCGTTCGCCGACGAATTGAGCCGCGCGGGTTTCGATCTCGTGCTCATCGCCCGCAAGCCGGGCCCGCTCGAGGAGACCGCGGACAAGGCGCGCAGCAACGGGGTGCAGGTGCGCACCCTCGCGCTCGATCTGCTCGCCGACGACGCCGTGGAGGAGATCCGCAAAGCGACCGCGGACATCGAGGTCGGTCTGTTCATCTTCAACGCCGGCGCGAACAGCTACGGCCACGAGTTCGTCACCGGTGAACTCGACGGCTTCCGCGGCGTCATCGAACTCAACGTCCACCGCCAGGTCGAGTTGTCGCACCTGTTCGGCGGGAAGATGGCCGAACGCGGTCGCGGCGGCATCATGCTGCTCGGCTCGCTGTCCGGGTACATGGGCGCCGAACACCAGAGCATCTACGCCGCGTCGAAGGCGTTCAGCCGTGTCTTCGCCGAGAGCCTGTGGCTCGAACTCGCTCCGCGCGGTGTGCACGTGGTCGAACTCGTCCTCGGCGTCACCCGCACGCCGGCGATGGTGCGCGCGGGCCTGAACTTCGACATCCCCGGCATGCTCGTCGCCGAACCGGAGGACGTCGCACGTGAAGGTCTCGAGCACCTCCAGGACGGCCCCGTGTGGGTCGCCGGGGGCAACTACGAGGCCGCGGTCAAGCGCAGCGGATTCCCCCGCGACAAGCTCGTCCGGGGTGCCGCGGCGGCGATGCGGGCACTGCTGAACCGCTGATCCCCTCCGATACGGATCGTCCCTGGGCGCCTTCGCGGCATCCGGGGACGATCTCGTCGTCGGGGCGTTCAGAACTCGATGCGCACGTGGTCGCTCTTCGGCCGGGCCTGGCACGCGAGGACGTATCCGTTGGCGATGTTCTCCTCGTCGAGGATCGCCGACGGCGGGCTGTCCACATCGCCCTCGACGACGGTGCACGCGCACGACCCGCACTCGCCCTCACGGCACGAGTACGGCACGTCCAGGCCCTTCGACAGCATGACGTCCACGAGGGTCGCGCTGCGGGGCCACACGAGGTCGTGCTCCTCGCCGTCGAGTTGCACTGTTGCAGAGGTCGCGTCGGCATCCGACTCGTCGATCTCGACGAGGGGGACGTCGGCGAACGGATCGCCGGACAGCGACGTGAAGACCTCGGCGTGGATCCGGTCCTTCGGCACGCCCGCCAGGAGCAGCCCTTCGCGGACGGTGTCCATGAACGGGCCGGGCCCGCACATGTATGCACGGTGATCGGCGAAGGGCGAGATCAGGGTCGCGAGTTGCTGCGGCGACGGCAGGCCCTGGACGCTCTCGAGCCAGTGCACGACGGTGAGAGCGCCGGCGTGACGAGCGGCGAGTTCGCGCAGCTTCTCGGCGAAGATGACGGACTTCTCGTCGCGGTTGCCGTAGATCAGCACCACATCGCGGTTTCCGCTGTGCAGTGCCGACTCGAGTATCGACATCACGGGGGTGATCCCGCTTCCGCCGGCGAACAACACGAGCTTCTCCGTCAGGTCGGCCGGGGTGAAGACTCCAGCGGGAGGCAACACCTCGATGCTCCGGCCCGCGACGATGTTGTCGCACAGCCAGTTCGAACCGTAGCCACCGGCGGTGCGCTTGACGGTGACCTTCGGCGGTTCACCCGTGAAC
This window contains:
- a CDS encoding SDR family NAD(P)-dependent oxidoreductase; amino-acid sequence: MTETLDLDRSYYGPWAVIAGGSEGVGAAFADELSRAGFDLVLIARKPGPLEETADKARSNGVQVRTLALDLLADDAVEEIRKATADIEVGLFIFNAGANSYGHEFVTGELDGFRGVIELNVHRQVELSHLFGGKMAERGRGGIMLLGSLSGYMGAEHQSIYAASKAFSRVFAESLWLELAPRGVHVVELVLGVTRTPAMVRAGLNFDIPGMLVAEPEDVAREGLEHLQDGPVWVAGGNYEAAVKRSGFPRDKLVRGAAAAMRALLNR
- a CDS encoding Rieske 2Fe-2S domain-containing protein, with product MSLGTSEQSEIREIVAGSAPARFARGWHCLGLAKDFKDGKPHSVHAFGTKLVVWADSNDEIRILDAYCRHMGGDLSQGTVKGDEIACPFHDWRWGGNGRCKNIPYARRVPPIAKTRAWHTLDQDGLLFVWHDPQGNPPPADVTIPRIAGATSDEWTDWVWYTTEVDTNCREIIDNIVDMAHFFYVHYSFPVYFKNVFEGHVASQFMRGQAREDTRPHANGQPKMIGSRSDASYFGPSFMIDDLVYEYEGYDVESVLINCHYPVSQDKFVLMYGMIVKKSDRLEGEKALQTAQQFGNFIAKGFEQDIEIWRNKTRIDNPLLCEEDGPVYQLRRWYEQFYVDVEDVAPEMTDRFEFEMDTTRPVAAWMKEVEANIARKAALDTETRSAPEQSTTAG
- a CDS encoding AMP-binding protein encodes the protein MDTFAEVVRARHGDPKVGLRFEDQQWTWGEVVQESADRAAALVATVPAPADRQRHIGVLLENVPDFVFWIGAGALAGAAVVGINASRSGPEIARDIAHADIDLVVTESRLAHLLEDTGHGLSADRILDIDDDRYEEFLAPFRGADLPETIPSADDIALLLFSSGSTGAPKAVIVGQGRLARLLGPLTERVRMREDSVAYLCMPLFHGNALMLNLGTAMRAGATVCLIRKFSASRFSDDIHRYGATFVNYVGRALSYILSRPEDPRDRTGTLELAFGTEASEADVARFSERFGCTVVEGYGMSEGVFRINRTPDTPPGSLGVAVGGVDVRILDEATGQECPRARFDESGRLIDSDAVGQIVACNTAHTFEGYYKNPEAMADRIKGDDFWSGDLGYRDENGFFYFAGRSSDWLRVDSENFSATPVERIVLRAPGILSAPVFAVPDPTTGDQVMCAVELEPDAEFDPVAFGAFLAEQPDMGDKWWPRFVRVTDGIPLTGSNKVNKAPLRAVAWNTTDPVYVRVGRTPEYVLLDDEMRARIEQEFVANGRAALLPTAESASVA
- a CDS encoding ferredoxin--NADP reductase, encoding MTAVQAPVTSRATVLTVSAVVQETADAVSLVFDVPDDRREDFTYRPGQFLTLRIPSDRTGSVARCYSLASSPFTGEPPKVTVKRTAGGYGSNWLCDNIVAGRSIEVLPPAGVFTPADLTEKLVLFAGGSGITPVMSILESALHSGNRDVVLIYGNRDEKSVIFAEKLRELAARHAGALTVVHWLESVQGLPSPQQLATLISPFADHRAYMCGPGPFMDTVREGLLLAGVPKDRIHAEVFTSLSGDPFADVPLVEIDESDADATSATVQLDGEEHDLVWPRSATLVDVMLSKGLDVPYSCREGECGSCACTVVEGDVDSPPSAILDEENIANGYVLACQARPKSDHVRIEF